From the genome of Actinomycetota bacterium:
GAAGGACACCCCGGGTGCGCTCGACGTGACGCGCCCGCGCGCCGATCCCAGGGGAGGGAGGCTGCATGCGCCACTGGAACCGTCCCGTCCGTGCCCTGCTCGTCGTCCTGATGGTCCTCGGGTCCACCGCCGTGGCCCGGGCCTCCGAGCCCGGCGAGCCCCTGCGCATCCAGGTCCTGTCGAACCGGGCCGACCTCGTGTCCGGGGGCGACGCCCTCGTCGAGATCGTCCTGCCGCAGGACGCCGACCCGGCGGCCGTCACCGCCGAGGTGGACGGGCGCGACGTGACCGGCGCGTTCGCCGTCCGGCCCGACGGTCGTTACTTCGGCCTCGTCGACGGGCTGGCGCTGGGCGAGAACGTCCTGACCGCCGGGCTCCCGGACGGACGGGCGGCCCGCATCACGATCACGAACCAGGGGATCGGGGGCCCGATCTTCGCCGGCCCGCAGATCCAGCCTTGGCGCTGCATCGGAGCGTCGCGGGACGCCCAGTGCAACCGCGACCCCGTCTTCGAGTGGCGCTACAAGCGGACGAGCGGCGGCTCCCTGGCCGCCTACGACCCGAACAACCCGCCGCCCGACGTCGCGACCACGACGACCGACGAGGGGAAGACCGTCCCGTTCGTCGTCCGGATCGAGCGCGGGGTGATAGACCGCGACGAGTACAGGATCGCCGTGCTCTACGACCCCTCCAAGCCGTGGGAGCCGTGGGCTCCCCAGGACGGGTTCAACGGCAAGCTCGTCATCACCCACGGCGCGTCGTGCGACACCCACTACCAGATGGCGTCCGCCCCGGACGTGCTGAACGAGACGGCGCTCGGCCGCGGGTTCGCGGTCATGTCCCACGCGCTGAACAACGCCGGACACAACTGCAACATCGTCACCCAGGCCGAGTCGATGATCATGACGAAGGAGCACCTCGTCGAGAACTACGGCGAGCTGCGCTACACGATCGGGACCGGGTGCTCGGGCGGCGCGCTCGTCCAGTACCAGGTGGCCAACGCCTACCCGGGCCTGTACCAGGGCATCCTCCCGCAGTGCAGCTACCCGGACGCCTGGTCGTCCGCGATGCAGTACGAGGACTACCACCTGCTCCGCGACTACTTCGAGGCTCCCCACCGTTGGGAGCCGGGGGTCGCGTGGGGGCCGGCCGAGATGGCGGCCGTCAACGGCCACCCGAACCCCTCGAACCCGATCACGTTCACGACGGTGATCCCCGACTCCGGACGCCCGAACCGGCCGTGCGCGGGCGTCCCCTCCGAGCAGCTCTACCACCCGCAGAACAATCCGAACGGGGTGCGCTGCACCTTCTGGGACTACATGGTCAACGTGTTCGGACGTGACCCAGAGTCGGGCCTGGCGGTGGGCCCGTGGGACAACAGCGGCGTGCAGTACGGACTGCGCAGCCTCATGACCGGGAGGCTCTCGCCCGCTCACTTCGTGGACATCAACTCGAAGATCGGTGGACGTGACTTCGACCACAACTGGGTGCCCGAACGGGTCGAGGCCCCGGTGAGCGCGGTCGCGGCCGCCTACCGCAGCGGCGCCATCAACGACGCCAACAACCTCGACGAGGTGGCGATGATCGACCTGCGCGGGCCCGACCCCGGCGCCTTCCACGACGTCTACCGGACGTACGCGCTCCGCGCCCGACTCGAGCGCGAGTACGGCACGGCCGAGCACCAGGTGCTGTGGCGCGGCTTCGTGCCGCTGCTCGGCGACGCGAACTTCGTGAGCCAGGGCATCCTCGCGATGGACCGGTGGCTCGCCGCGGTCGAGGCCGATGGGTCGGACATCCCCCTGTCGGAGAAGATCCTGAAGCACCGCGCGCGGTCCGGTGGCGACCGGTGCACGAACGGCGCGGGGACCGACCTCCCGGCGCGCATCTGCGACGTCGTCGTGGAGAGCTACACGACCCCGCGCATCGAGGCGGGGATGCCGTTCACCGACGACGTGATGAAGTGCGTAAAGAAGCCGCTCCGCCGATCGGACTACTTCCCGATCCAGTTCACGCCCGAGCAGTGGACGCGCCTGCAGGCCACCTTCCCGGACGGGGTCTGCGACTACTCGAAGCCAGGGGTCGGACAGGCCGACTCGGTGGCCTGGCAGACGTACCAGGACGCATCGGGAGCCGTCGTCTACGGCGGGACGGCGCTCGGGCCCCCGCCCGCATCGGAGCCGTTCTCGCGCTGATCGTCCGAGGGTCCGGGGGCCTCAGGTCCCCGGACCCTTCAGTGCCCGTGGGGCGCCGCGCCCTCGGCGTGGGCGTGGGTCTCGGGCTGCGGTGTCGAGGCGACCCCGGTAGGCCGGACCGCATCCGCGGCCGCAGGTAGCACCGGCTCGTGACCGTGCGGCTCGGCGTGGCCGTGCGCTGGGACACCGACCGCCCCCGTGGCCACGACGGCCGCCAGGGCCAGCGCGCCGAGGGCGGCCAACGGACGCGCGGTCGCCCGCCGAGGCACCGCGCTCCGTGCTCGGCCCGTCCGCAGCCACAGAACCAGGCCGGCTGCGGTGATCACCTGCGCGGCCGAAGCCACGGCGTCGGCGGGCCCGACCGGCTCGACCACGCCCGGGGGGACGCCGATCGTCCGGGAGACGACCCAGACGGCCAGCACGCCCACGCTGAGGGCGATACCCGCCAGTGCGCTGCGTCGGGAGGGGGCGAACCCCACCGCGAACGCGAGCACCCCCTGGGCCAGTGCGACGACCATGAAGAACGCCCCGACGACGATCGACTCCCGGACGTGCACCGGCATCATCGCCAGGTGGACCCCGGACGCGATCGCTGCCCCTCCCGCGGCCACGTTGGCCGCGATGTCCGGACCGTTCTGCTTGCGCATGGTCGTTCTCCTTAGGGGAGTGACGGTGGAGGGCCCGGGGGGGGACCCTCCACCGTCCTTCCTCGCTCAGGCCTGGTAGCCGAGGTAGCTGTCCAGGGCCTTCGTGAGCTGGTCGACGTGCGACTGCAGGAGTCCGGACACTGCGTCGGCCTTCAGGCCGGCGTCCTTGTCCAGGCCCGTTCCCTCTGAGAGGAACTTGCCGAACGACTCCTTGTACTGGCCGAGCTCGTTGAGCGCCGCTTCGCGCTTGGCGTCGTCGTCGCTCGCGGTGCCGACGGTGAAGTCCACGAACATCCGGATGTGGTCGCTCCACTGCTTGTTGAACGCATCGGCGGCTTCCGCCCCGTAGACGCTGCCGATGACCTTGGTCAGGTCGTCGGTGTTCTGGGACAGGGCAGCCCCGATGGCCTCGAAGTCAGCGCTGCCGGTGGCTCCCTTCTGCATCGCGAAGACGGCCAGCCACGCGTGCTCGCCGAGCAGACGGTCCAGCGTGAGACGCGTGTCGGCGGCGCCGGCGGTCGTGTCCCCGAGGTTCTTCTGCTTCGCGATCGCGGCGGAGAGCCCGTCGCCGGTCATGAACATGTGCGCGTACGCCTCACGGATCTGGGCGTAGGTCGCCGTGTAGTCCTTGGCCTTGTAGGTGTCCAGGGCCTTCGTGAGCTGGTCCACGTGCGACTGCAGCAGCGCTGCCACGTCGTCTGCCTTCAGGCCTGCGGCCTTGTCCAGACCCGTGCCCTCGGACAGGAACCTGCCGAAGGACTGCTTGTACTGGCCGAGCTCCCGCAGGGCGCCCTCACGCTTAGCCTGGTCACCGCTGGCGGTGCCGACCGTGAAGTCCACGAACATGCGGATGTGGTCGGACCACTGCTTGTTGAAGGCGTTGCCCGCTTCCTCGCCGTACACCGAGGTGATGGTCGCGGTCAGGTCCTCCGTGTTGCCGTTGAGGGCCTCCGCGGCCGCCTCGAAGTCGGGAGCCCCGTCGAGGCCCTTCTGCATGGCGAACGCCGCGAGGACCGCGTGCTCGCCGAGCTGACGGCCGAGCGTGGCCCGCGTGTCGATCGCCGGGCTGGAGACCTCACCGAGGTTCTTCTGCTTGGCGATCGCGCCGGCGAGACCGTCCGCCGTCTCGAACATGTGGTGGTACGACTCCCGGACCTGACTGTACGTCTGCTGGTAGTCAGGCTCGGACGGCTGCTGCTCGGAGCTCTGTTGGGAGTCTCCCTGCGCACCGGTCCCTGCGTTGTTGGAGCCGCAGGCCGCGCCGACCACTGCCACCAGGGTCATCGCGACCGCGAACTTCCAGGGTGCTTTCCTTCTCATGCTTCCTCCTCGTTCGTCCGACGGGCGCGGGGCGCGGCCGTCGTCATGCCGTCACGCGGACAGTGCCGTTCATGACGTTGTGCCTGGTGCAGAAGTACGTGAACGTGCCGGGCTCCGTGAACCGATGCGTCACGGTCGAGCCCTTCTTCTCGAGCTCGAGGTCGAACAGACCGTCTGCTTGGTTCTGCCGTCCCTCGAAGCTCCCGGAGGTCACCGTGTGCAGGACCGTGTCCTCGTTCGTCCACTGGACCGTGTCCCCGGCGGCGACCTCGATCTCCGCGGGGTCGTACTTGAACTCGACGACCCGTACGGACATCGCCGGATCCGACGCGCCCGCGGGCGCGGACGTCTCCGACCCGGCCGCAGGCGCGGACGTCTCGCGCGTTGGGCCGGTGGAGCCGCTCCCGCAGGCGACGGTCCCGATGGCGACGGCCGCCAAGGCCGCGACCAGACGGAGCCGGCCCGAGCGGTGCTTGGTTGGTGCTTCCTGTGTTCTCACGACCTGCATCCGCTGCCCTCCCCCCGTCCGGATTGGACCGGATCGCGGAGGGGCCGCGCGCGAGCGCGGCGGGCAGGCGACTAGGTCGCGACGAGGATGGGGTCGGTCGTCGGCTGACGGGAGCCGCGAGCGGGCTCGACCGTCACGGCGAAAGCGTCCCCGCGCCGGGGCATGTCCATCACGACAGCGACCCGGCCCCCGCGCGGACGGAAGGTCTCCATCGGGACGGGCGTCCCGTCGGTGAGGGTCCACAGCTGATAGGCGCGGTCCGCCCCCGGGTCGGGGACCTCGTCGAGGGCGAGGGCGACCCGGTCGTCGGCGATGTAGAGCCGACCCCGGGCGGGGAACTCCCCGGAGCTCTCGAAGGTGACCTGCTGCTGGGCGCGGGCGACCAGCGCGGCGAACTCGGCGTCCCGGGACCGCTCCCGCATGAACGCGACACCCATGATCCCGACGGCCAGGAGGGCGACCGCCGCCACGGCGGCGAGGGTCCGGACGAGTGGGGCGGCCACGATCCGCGACCGGGGGACCGAGTCCATGATCCGGTCCATCAGGTCCTCGGGGAACGACGGGGTGTCCGGGAGCACGGCGAGCTCGGCCGCCGTGTCTTCCAGCACCTCCGCCTCGTGCGCGCAGTCCTCGCACTCCTCGAGGTGGCGGGCGACCTTGACGCGCTCGGCGGGGGAGACGGCGTTTAGCGCGTAGGCGCCCAGCAGCGTTCGGACCTCGTCGTGAGTCCTCATCCTCGTCCCACCTCCACCCCTTC
Proteins encoded in this window:
- a CDS encoding anti-sigma factor, producing MRTHDEVRTLLGAYALNAVSPAERVKVARHLEECEDCAHEAEVLEDTAAELAVLPDTPSFPEDLMDRIMDSVPRSRIVAAPLVRTLAAVAAVALLAVGIMGVAFMRERSRDAEFAALVARAQQQVTFESSGEFPARGRLYIADDRVALALDEVPDPGADRAYQLWTLTDGTPVPMETFRPRGGRVAVVMDMPRRGDAFAVTVEPARGSRQPTTDPILVAT
- a CDS encoding plastocyanin/azurin family copper-binding protein, with amino-acid sequence MQVVRTQEAPTKHRSGRLRLVAALAAVAIGTVACGSGSTGPTRETSAPAAGSETSAPAGASDPAMSVRVVEFKYDPAEIEVAAGDTVQWTNEDTVLHTVTSGSFEGRQNQADGLFDLELEKKGSTVTHRFTEPGTFTYFCTRHNVMNGTVRVTA
- a CDS encoding DUF6351 family protein encodes the protein MRHWNRPVRALLVVLMVLGSTAVARASEPGEPLRIQVLSNRADLVSGGDALVEIVLPQDADPAAVTAEVDGRDVTGAFAVRPDGRYFGLVDGLALGENVLTAGLPDGRAARITITNQGIGGPIFAGPQIQPWRCIGASRDAQCNRDPVFEWRYKRTSGGSLAAYDPNNPPPDVATTTTDEGKTVPFVVRIERGVIDRDEYRIAVLYDPSKPWEPWAPQDGFNGKLVITHGASCDTHYQMASAPDVLNETALGRGFAVMSHALNNAGHNCNIVTQAESMIMTKEHLVENYGELRYTIGTGCSGGALVQYQVANAYPGLYQGILPQCSYPDAWSSAMQYEDYHLLRDYFEAPHRWEPGVAWGPAEMAAVNGHPNPSNPITFTTVIPDSGRPNRPCAGVPSEQLYHPQNNPNGVRCTFWDYMVNVFGRDPESGLAVGPWDNSGVQYGLRSLMTGRLSPAHFVDINSKIGGRDFDHNWVPERVEAPVSAVAAAYRSGAINDANNLDEVAMIDLRGPDPGAFHDVYRTYALRARLEREYGTAEHQVLWRGFVPLLGDANFVSQGILAMDRWLAAVEADGSDIPLSEKILKHRARSGGDRCTNGAGTDLPARICDVVVESYTTPRIEAGMPFTDDVMKCVKKPLRRSDYFPIQFTPEQWTRLQATFPDGVCDYSKPGVGQADSVAWQTYQDASGAVVYGGTALGPPPASEPFSR
- a CDS encoding copper amine oxidase, with translation MRRKAPWKFAVAMTLVAVVGAACGSNNAGTGAQGDSQQSSEQQPSEPDYQQTYSQVRESYHHMFETADGLAGAIAKQKNLGEVSSPAIDTRATLGRQLGEHAVLAAFAMQKGLDGAPDFEAAAEALNGNTEDLTATITSVYGEEAGNAFNKQWSDHIRMFVDFTVGTASGDQAKREGALRELGQYKQSFGRFLSEGTGLDKAAGLKADDVAALLQSHVDQLTKALDTYKAKDYTATYAQIREAYAHMFMTGDGLSAAIAKQKNLGDTTAGAADTRLTLDRLLGEHAWLAVFAMQKGATGSADFEAIGAALSQNTDDLTKVIGSVYGAEAADAFNKQWSDHIRMFVDFTVGTASDDDAKREAALNELGQYKESFGKFLSEGTGLDKDAGLKADAVSGLLQSHVDQLTKALDSYLGYQA